AAAGAAATGTTAAAATATGGTGGAATTGCTGCTCAAGGTTTGGCTTATCCCAACAGAGATGTGTTTTTTACTTTATTAAAAGACACAGGTTCGCCAATAAAACATGAAATGATGCATATGATAACAATGTATAAATGGGGAACGCCCTCCACTTCATTAACTTGGATGAATGAAGGATTAGCAACATATTCAGATATAACATGTTTTAAATACTCATTAGAAGAAATTTATAAGTACTTTATTCAAAGTAATAAACTTATTAATTTGGATAATTTGTCAGAAGATTTTTATGGAAATCCTGATATAATTGCATACACCCAAAGTGCTTTTATTTGTAAATTTTTAATTGATAATTATGGTATCTCAAAATTTAAAGAACTTTGGAAAAGCGAATATGGAAAACTAAACGAAATATATGGTTTCGACTCACAAACCTTAGAACAAATTTTGAAAGAATATATAAATAAAAAATACCCAACAAATATTAATTTTGATTGGGAAGCATTTAATAAGGGCTGTTAAAAAGCAACGAACCCTAACAATGGTTTTAAAAAATTTGGGTTTTATTTTTTAATTTAAATTGTAGAGTTTAAAATTGCCGTATTTTGCTGAATATCAACTCTGTACGGCAATTATATTTTGCAAAAGTCCTATATTTGTTTTTACCACAAAATAAATAATTAGATTTTGTAAAATACACTACAATGATAAAAAAAAATAGCCACAAAAATAGTTTCTTTGACAAAAAAATATTTTGAACAGGAATTTTCAGCTACTTCTACTCTTTTTCAGAACTCTTTTTCAGAATTAGATATTTCTAATGTAGATGAATCTGATACATTACTTTTTGAAAAAATGCAAACTGTATTTTTTCTAGGTCAGTTACTAGGTTTGCCTACCTTGAAAAGTATTTTAGTCAAATTTGGTATCACAAGTAGTCAAGTATCCATCAATTACAAAAAGTTGTATAAAAAACTGACAATCAACAAAATACGTGTACTTTATGAATATGTATTTAAAACTCAAGTGGTTCATTTATTGAAAGAAATGGCTTCAAAAGATAGTAGTATTTGGTCAAAAAAAAGAGTTACGGCAGTTTTAGATGACAGTATTTTTCGTCAATGGCTCTCTGAGTTAGGTAGAGAAAATGATTATTTTGGAAGTTTCTTTAGTGGACAGTATCGTGCTACTACTCTAGGCTTTAAAGTGGTTTGTTTCGGATTATATATTGAAGATGTTTTTTATCCTTTATTTTTTGATTTTGTTAGAAAAAAAGGAAAAGCTGATAAAAAAGAACCTATTCAAATAGCTAAAAAATTAGTGAATCGTTGGGGAAAGTTACAAGAAAAATTAGCTAAAGAAAATAGTGTATTACCTTCTATTCATTTTAGTTGTGATAGTGGCTATAGTGATGTTTCATTGAGTGAAGAATGTACCAACCAATCAACAAGTTTGATTTATATTAGTGTACCTAAAAAAAATCATATTATTATAGTAAATAATAAAAAAACAAACTCAAAAGAATATATAGATCGTGTTTTTTTAGAAAAAGAAAAAAAACATCAAGAAGCGCAAAGACATCTCAAGGAAGAAGAAAAAACACCTTTTACTTTACGTCTAAAAGCGTTCTATCAATGCCAAAAAAGAGAAGTTGTTTTATTATTTTTTAGGTTAAATGGCTCAAAAAAAGTAAGTGTTATATATACCCCAAATTTGACCGTTTTTGCAAAAACATTACGAAGACATTGGTTCAATAGAACCTATATAGAACAGTTTTTCAAAACACTCAAACATGTATTAAAAATTAGTGAACCTAGAACAAAAAATAAAGAAGAATTTGAAAATAAACTTTTAAAATTTGCATTTTTGGCGATTGAAGTTCAAAAAATAGTCCGATTTATTAGAAGAAAATGTAAACAATTTAAACAAAAAGGATTTATTTCTTTACAAAGGATACTCTGCTCTAACAAAGAAATACTAGACCTTTTGCAAAAGCAAATCAATATAAAAACTTGATAATCAAAATAGTAAACTAAAATCAAACTCTACAATTTAAATAACAAGTCTTTTTTGCCAACAAATAGAAATAGTTAACAGAAAAAAAATTGTACTTTTGCTTTAGAACAAACGTTTTAAACCAGAAAAATGACTACTATTAACATTGGCTTAGCAAAAATGGGCGTAACGTTTTGACACAGACTTTTGAACATAAAATAAACTTTTAGAGGTTTAGAGAGGGACGAGCTAAGAAGTCCCATATTCCCTAAGCCATACCGTTAGCAGTTATTAAAAAAAATCACGACAAGAATTTACATTAAGAACAGAAACAAAATAAAATGAATAAGAGTCCAGAACAAAATTTAAAAGACCTTTCAATTACTTTAAACGAAGTTTCACAACCTATCGCAAGCTATGTAAACTGCGTACGAACGGGAAATTTATTATTTCTGTCTGGTAAAGGTCCAATTAAAGAAGACAAAACCTATGTGACAGGAAAAGTTGGCAAAGACTTGACTATTGAACAAGGAAATGAAGCTGCCCGTTTAGTAGCAATCGACCATATTGCAGTATTAAAAGACGAATTGGGAGATTTGAGCAAGGTAAAACGAATTGTCAAGGCTTTTGGAATGGTTCATTGTACAAGCGATTTTATTGACCAAGCAAAAGTGATAAATGGATATAGCGATTTAATGTTTTCAGTTTTTGGCGAAAAAGGACGGCACGCAAGAAGTGCAGTAAGTATGCACGCATTGCCTCTAAATTTTGCAGTAGAAGTTGAAGTAATCGTAGAAATTGAAGATTAGTAATTAAATGACCATAAAAACATATATCATTGATGCGTTTACAACCGAGCTTTTCAAGGGAAATCAAGCTGCTGTTTGCCTACTTGAAAATGAACTTGATGAAACGACAATGCTCAATGTCGCAAAGGAATTTGGCTTTTCTGAAACAGCTTTCATTATAAAGCAAAATACAGGTTCATTTTCCATTCGCTATTTTTCGCCTGTAAAAGAAATCCCATTATGCGGACACGCAACTTTGGCTTCTTCTAAAGCAATTTTTACAGAATTTAAAGAACTTACCCAAATCATTTTCCAAACCCATTTTGGAGACACATTGGAAATAAACCAAAACAATGGTAGAATTGAAATGAAATTTCCTTTACACCAAACGGAAAAGACTGAATATGACGATGCAATAAGAAAAGCACTAGGAATAAATGAAGTTCTCAATTCCAGATACAATTCATTTCATAATATGCTGATGTTGGAATTGGAAAGTAGCGAAGAACTTGAAAACCTAAAACCTGACTTTTCTGTATTAAGAAAAATCGAAACAACTATCAGCGGAGTACTTGTAACTGCAAAATCCATACGTGACAATTTTGACTTTGAATACCGCTATTTCTTCCCTTGGTCTGGAGCAGATGAAGACCCAGTTACAGGTGGAGTTCAGAGCTTTTTAGCAAAATATTGGTCAGACAAGATTAATAAGAATAAAATGAACGCTTTTCAATGTTCAAAACGGACAGGAAGTATGGAAGTGGAACTAATGAAAAATTCAGTAATAATTAGAAGTAATGCAGTAATATTTACAACAGGAACTATGAACCTGACTTAATGAAAAGAATAAAAACAACCGCTAACAATGTATGCTATGAAAAATAGGCGAAACAACTGTAAAGACAAGGCTTTTGGCTCGTTTCAAACTTTGTGCTTAACCGAAAGTTTCGTGCTTAAAAATCGCCTACTTTTCATATACTAAACGTTAGCTGATATTTTAGAAAGATCCACTTATGAAAGAACAAACGATAAAAAATATAATTGATACCTACTTAACTAAATGGATAAACATTGGACTAAATCAAAAGCTAAGACCAATTGAAGTCGAAATGTCAGACCCAAACCAAGATAAAAAAGAAGAGTATCGTATTTGGCATCCAATTGAAAGTAAAGTTACAGATATGGAAATCAAAGAAATTGAAGATAGAATTGGACACAACTTTCCAAATGATTATAAAACATTTTTAAAACATAAACATTTTTATGAACTTCAAATTTCCGAAGCTTCATTTTGTGAACATCCAATTAATACTTGGAGAAAAAGTCTTACAGAAATGATTTTCAATGGTTATCTTACTGAGTTTCTCATTGATGAAGGTTATATTCCATTCATAAATTGGAGTGATTGGGGTTTACTTTGTTTCGACACGAACAGAAATAAAGACGATAAAAACTATCCAGTTGTATTATGGGATCACGAAAGAGCAGATCAATTTGAGGACAAGTACAAAGACTTTTATGATTTGTTGACTCAACTTGACAAAGAAGAAAGAAAAAACATCAGCTAACATCAGCTTAGCAAAAATGGGCTTAACATTTTGACACAAACATTTGAACATAAAAATAAACTTTCAGAGATTTATGAAAGGATGAGCTAAGAAAGTCCTATATTCACCAAGCCAAATCGTTCTAAATCCTAAAATAAATCAAAAATGAAAATATTTCTTAAAATTGGAATCCTAATTTTAATAGCTGTTTCTTGCAAACAAAAAGAAACAGAAAAAAGAGTTGATTCAGAAAGTGAAATAAATTATTATACCTACCCTTTTTACTATGCAGATATATTCAAATTTTAAATATCTGAAAATCAAGTGTTTATATATTTAATTTTCTGCATAGCAACTATGAAAACTATAGATTATGTCAAAAGAAGGAATAAAGAAAAGGAATTTGATTTTACTCAAATTCCTTTAGTCTTTTATAAAAATCAAATTCGTAATTCGTAATTCGTAATTCGTAATTCGTAATTCGTAATTCTTTCACTTATTTACGCTGAAATAAAAATTTCACAAAATCAAAAGCTGAGTCTGCAATATTTCTACCAATCAAATCCATTGCAAAATTGACTGTTTTTTCTACGGCTGCATCTGTTCGTTCAAAGTTTTTGCTATCATCTTTTACCCAAAAACGAATCAGAAATTCAGTTTCTGCCCAAAGAAGGGAATCATATTTTTTAGCTATAAACATACGTTGTTCTACCTCTCCTGTATCCATTCCTTCCTCTAAAAGAACATTTATATATTCATAAAAACCATTTTTGAAGTCTGCCAAAATTTTTCTTCTAAACCCTCCATTTCTTGCGCTAAGTTCATTAGTTACAAAACTGCGATTTTCTTTCAACACTTCTACCAACGTAAAATAAAAGGCAAGTAACTTTTCACGCACCATATATTCTGCATAAACGGATTCAGAACGCAAACGCTGAACAGTTTCTGTGAGATATTCTCCCCAAATTTCTTGTTCTATATTATTGAAGCTAGAATAATTATCATAAAAATATTTTTCGTCTTCTCCTAGCTCTGCCATTAAGTTATAAGGTGTTGCAGGAGCTTTTCCATGTTGTCTGATATATTGAATAAATGCATTTTTGATTTGCTGTTTTGCTGTGGTGGTATTTTCCATTTATAATAAACTATTTTTTTGGTTTAATTTTAAATCTAATGTAATCTAAACGAACATTGTCATAGAATGGTTTTGATATTTTTTTGTTCTTTTTATTCAATTAAACAAATCTCCTTCTCATCAAATCTTTAAGGCTTTGATATAACCTACCTCTTGTGTACCACTTAGAAACATGAGGAATTAAAGTTGTTTCTTTTGATGGATTATTTGTGTCTTGTGTTTTAATATTTACTGGAAATATTTCTTTTTTAATTGGATTTAAAAACCAACTGACATAGTTAACAAGTTTGTTTACAGGAAATTCAGATTTAGGCATTACATTTCCATATATTTGGATGTATATAGCATCCTCTTCTCTTGTTATGGGTGTTTCAATATAATAAATGATTCTCTTTCCTTCCTCATTAAATCTAGAAAGTCCATATCTGCTTTTCTTCTCTTCTTGTTTTTCGTTAATTTTTTCTAAAGGCAATTCTTTTTCTTCCTCAAAATTAATTAAAATAGATTGATGAATACTAGCAGAAATTTCAAACTCCTTTGCTTCAAGACCTTCATACTCTGCTACTAAAATAATACTATCTTGATTTTGAAGAGTATCTTGAGGAATCAGAAATGAAAAAATTCCATTTTCTAAAGAAGTTGTTTTATGTTTTGTGCCTTTTATAGAAATGATAGCTTCTGATAAAACCTCATTTCCATTGACCACTTTTCCATTGATAGCAAAAGGAGGAGCTATATTTTCTAATGAATCCGTTTCAATCTTTTGATTGTATTCTACTTGTGTTGTGTCATTTTGTGATTTGGCAGTCGTAGAAGTTAGAAAAAAAGCAACTGAAGCTGCTGCCAATTCTTTAAAGAAAAATCTTCTTCTTGGAGTTTCTGTTTTTTCTTTTTGAGGTTGTAATGTTCGGTTTACTTGTGTTGTAGAGAATAAACCACATGTTTTTTGACTTCCTATTTTTTTGAAATAATCAACAATCTCAGCATCTGTCATAGACGAAAAATCAATAACTACTTTCTGACAAGAACCACAAAAAAGCCCTCTTTCTGCTGGACTCATAGTATTCAAGTCTTCATGACACGGTTTTGGTATCTGTATTTTCATTTTACTTTCAGTTTTTTTGAATACACTTTAATCTTAAAACAAACGAAGAGCAAGGGATAAATGCTGCAAAAAATAATACAGACTCATTCCTCTTTATTTTTTGATGCTCAAAACATAATTTATCCATAAAATAATCTAAGATAAGAGAAAATTACTCACAAAGTTGCTCATTATTTAAATTTACGGCATATTTTGGGGGATGGTCGTTGTCGTCAAGATGATTTTGTTTCTGACTATCTTTGCAGCAGGTGGTTCTAGAGAATCTATGAGATAAGAAAAATTATATCTAGTTATATATCAAAAAAAGCAACAATTTCTTGTTGCTTTTCTTGTGTTTAACATTTTTTTTCCTGTTTTAATTGGAATATTGTTAAAGCTATTTATCTTTACAAAATAATTTTTCGTGTCTAAAAAAATAAAAGAAATGACCTCAAAAGAGTTTTTAATGAAAGTAATAAGAAAATTTCCATCAAGTATGAAATTTTCTGAAAATAAAATCAAACAAATGATTTTAAAGGAGAAGTCTTTGAAAAAACTTAATTCATTTTATTCTGACTTAGATAATAACGAAAAAGAAGTATTTCACACTTCTTATGCCAAAATGTTTAGAGATAATTCTACTAGTTTATTTGAATCTTTAGATACTACTTGGTCAGTAAAGTTTGCAAATGCTACTGTAAAAGTACCTCTACAATCAAAGTCAATGTGGTTAGATTGGGACACAGCTGTTTCTATTGTTGGTCATGATATTGAAGTAAAAGAATTTTATAAAAAACTTATATTATCAGAGTACAAACCCAAACTTGTTTTTGATGTAGGTGCTAATTATGGAACCCACTCTATATTGTTTTTGGCAAACGGAATTCCTACTATTACATTTGAACCTAATCCAGCTTGTTATGATAGCTTCGACAAAATGGCAACTATCAATAATTTAAATTATAATTTAGAAAAAGTAGCTGTAGGAGATAAAGAAAGTAGAGAAACGCTTATTTTTCCAGAAAAAGACACTTGGCTAGGAAGTATTACAAAAGAATATGCCTCTACGATTAATACTTTCGAAAAAGTAAAAAGTATTGAGATAGATGTAATTACGCTAGATAATTATACTAAATCAAAAAATAGTATACCTGATTTTATAAAGATAGATACAGAAGGTTTCGAAATAAATGTAATTGAAGGTGCAAAAAATCTATTACAAAATAATCCTATTATCATTACTTTTGAGTGTATAAAGGAAGAAGAAAAAAAACAATTGTTTGACCAATTTGATAATATCAATTATCAAATTCATCAACTACAAAACATATCTAAAAAACCTTTAAGTAAAAATGATTTTATTCAATCAACGTATGTAAACTTTTTGGCAATTAACTCTGAACATCCAGCTTTGGAATCAAGCTTATTTGAATAATTAATTTTTCAGAATTTCCAAGCCTGCCCATTTTCACCATACAAACTTTCATAAACACGATGAGCAATTTGAAAACCTCTATATTTTTCTGCAACTCCTCTTATCTTTTGATGTAAGTCTGTTTCTTCTTTATGAATCAATAGTTCATTTATTTCTTCTGCAATTCGTAAGTATTCTTTTTCAGTAAATTCATTCATAATAGAACCAATTTTATATTTTTCTATTGTCTGCGAATCATCTGAAATATTTGGTGTAATAACAACAGGAAGCCCCATAGACCAGTATTCACCTGTTTTTATGGGTGTTCCATAGCGTTTTGAAGCAGCAGGCTTAAATGGCGTAACTCCAAAATCTCCTAAACCAATATAAGCTGGGATATGCTCATGAAAAACAAATTGTGTAGTAACGATATTTCTATCCAAACCACTCACTTTGCAATACAAATTTATTTCCTCTTCTTTGTGAGAAGTAAGGATTAATACTCTAAATTTATCTCCCCAATAATTATGACAGACTTTCCAAAAATCAAAGATTTCTTTTTCTAAGTATGAGCTTCCAAACTTTCCTGCATAGACACTTACTATTTTATCTTTCAATCCTAGCTCTTCCAAAAGTTTTGGGTCTTTTCTTTTATTAAAATCAAATAAATTCAAATCTACACAAGCAGGTTTTGACTCCAAACAACGCTTGGAAACATCCACTCCATATCTAGTTGCAGCATAGTTTTGCATTTCATTGACACAAGGAATAAAAGCAGAAGCATGTTTTGCTTCCATTTTCTCTAAGTTCCAAAGAATTTGAAAAGCACGACTATTTTTTGTCCAAGTATTACTTTCTAGCATCGTTTCTGCGTGAGGTTCAAAGCTATCAATAATTAGTTTTTTTCCTGTTATTTTGGATAAAATAAACCCACCTGCTCCTGCTGTTACACAAAAAGGATGTATAAATCGTATATTTTTTGCATATATTGTTTTTACTAAGGTACTAATTATTCTTATCCAGTTGAGCATAGCACGAGTTCCGAAAGGATAATACGGAAAATCTAACAAATGAATATCAAATTCGTTTTGAAGATGTTGTTTTACGTCATTTTTTTGCTCCTCACTCATTTTGAAATGAGGTTGTTCTAATGTCATTAAATATATTTTACTATCTTTTGGTAAATATTTTTTCATAATTTTGACGTAAGGCAACGTATAAGTTTGCATTAGTGCATCTCTAAATGAAAAAAATGTCGGTATAAGAATATGAGCAGGCTTCAAGATAATTATAAATGATTAATGGTGAATTGTTAATGGTAAACTTACACAAAAACAAAATGCTTTAATTATTCTAAATTTTTCACAATTAAATGATAAATTCGTTATTCATTCTAACTTCAAAAATCTAAAATCTATTTTTTTATATGAAATTCCTCACAAAATTAAGCGTATTATTTACATTTTCCCTATTTGCTTTTTTATTAATGGCTTGCCAGACTGAAGATATTATGAAAAAAGTTGTTGGTGTTACTTGGATTCGTTCTTTCGAAGACGATAAAGATGGCACACAAGCCTACCGACCAGAAACCTATGAATTTCCTCCTGCTCGTGGGCGTGAAGGATGGAGATTTGAAGAAGATGGAACACTTACAAAACAAGCCATTGCACCAACAGATGGCTATATATCTCAACGAGGAAAATGGAACTTTTATACTCAAAAAGGCAAACCTATTTTAGATATTATCTTAGAAATTGTTCAAGAAGACATAGACAAAAAACAAGATGAAAAAGTACAAAAATTGAAGTATGAAGTTATTTCAGCTTCTGATTCTATTTTTTTTGTAAGACCAATGGACGAAAACTAAACTTATTGTATTTGCAAAATGCAGGAATAGTCTAAATTATTTCTGCATTTTACTCATTTTAGAAACTAATTTATGAATTACTCTACTTTCAGAATACGAATTTACACTATTATAGAACGTGGTGAAAAACACGATAAAAAAAGTGTTTATTTTGACTATTTCATAATTATACTAGTTCTTTTAAGTGTCATTTCTACTATTTGGGAGTCCCATTCGACAAAAATTGGAGGAAAAGATTATAAAGTCTTTTTTGATTTTTTCGAATTTTTTTCTATTGCTATTTTTACGATAGAATATTTACTTCGCCTTTGGACTGCACCTCTCAAATATCCTCACCTCTCTACTTGGAAAGCCTATCTAAAATATATTTTTTCTTTTATTGCGCTCATAGATTTACTAGCCATTCTGCCGTTTTATTTACCCTTTTTGGGAGTAGAAGACCTACGTCTTTTGAGAATGATGCGATTACTTCGACTCTTACGTGTCTTTAAACTCAACCGTTATTCTCGTGCCTTAAACCTCGTTTCAGATGTCTTAAAAGAAAAAGGGGAAGAACTTGTAACAACTGTGTTTTTTGCATTGATTTTACTTTTAGTCTCTTCAACATTGATGTATTATGTAGAACATGAAACCAACCCTGAAGGGTTTCCTAATATTATTGCTACGCTTTGGTGGGCTGTTGTTACGCTCACTACGGTAGGTTATGGCGATGTTGTCCCTGTAACGATGCTAGGGAAAATACTAAATGGAGCAACTGCTCTTATCGGAATTGGCGTGGTTGCACTTCCCACCAGTATTTTGAGTGCTGGTTTTTTAGAAAAAGTAGAAGAACGCAAAAAAGCTGAAAAAGAAGCTAAAAAACAAATCGAAAAACAGCTTTTACAAGAACTAAAAGAACGAAATGGAGAAATAGAAAAAGAAGAATCAGAAAACTCTACTACTCATTCTACAACTCTTTGTTATTGTCCTCACTGTGGAGGGAAATTGCCTGAAATAAATTGAAAATATTCAATGGATTTTTGATATAAGTTTCACAATGAATAAAGAAGAATACAAAACAGTAAGTCAAGAAGATAAACTAAAATATTGGTCAGACACACTTACAAAAAATCAAAACACTTGAACCAAATATAGAAGAGCTACTAAAAGAAGTTATTGCAAGATACTGGAAAAATTATTGGAACGAACAAAAAATATGGAAAGCATCAGAAACCTAAATTCTCTACTTTATCTTATCTCACTATTAAAGATTCTATCCTCTCAAAAAACTCATTCATCTAACTTAATTTACATATTATCAATAATTTACTTAGATAATTGATAAAAAATGCTAACTTAGACTTGTAAAGTTTAAAAGAAGCATGTACTTTGCCTAATAAACCTTAAAACTAGCATTAACTAGTTTTTCAAGAAATGAGATAATAACTTAAAACTTCCCTTATGTCTGCAAATATGGGCGAAATAGAAATAGCCGAACTACGCAAACTGACGACTTTCATCAAAGATAAATTTGATTATAACTTTAAAGATTATGCTATGTCGTCTTTTCGAAGACGTATTAAGCGTATGCTTGACTTGTATAAACTTCAAACTGTCGACGAACTAATTCATATTTTAAATACAAAAGAAGGATTTTTTGAGGAGTTTGTTTCTGAATTGACTGTAAATGTTACTGAAATGTTTCGTGACCCTACTTTTTGGCGTGTCTTACGTGAGCATATCATTCCTAACATTATGCTCAATCATAACAAAATAAGCATTTGGCATGCAGGCTGCTCGTCAGGAGAAGAAATTGTTTCTATGTCTATTGTTTTAGATGAGATGGGAATTTTGGATAAGGCTAAAATTGTAGCGACAGATATTGACCGTTCTATTATTGCAAAAGCAAAAGAAGGGCGTTATCCTCTAAAACACATGGAGGTAAACCGTAAGAATTATTTGCGTTATCAAGGTAAATATTCTTTAGAAAAATATTATACAGAAGTCGGTTCAGAAGCTGTAATTAATAAGTCTCTTTTAGAAAATGTATCGTATCGCAAACACGATTTGGTACAAGGAAGTGTTTTTTCAAAGTTTGATTTAGTTTTGTGTAGAAATGTAATGATTTATTTTAATCAAACTCTACAAAATCAGGTGTTACACCGTTTGCATGAGAGTTTATTCAAATATGGATATTTGGTAATTGGCTCAAAGGAATCTTTAATTTGGTGTGATATTGCACATAAATTCATTGTTGTCAATAATGAAGAGAAAATTTATAAGAAAATTAAAGATTAATCTATTTCTTTATTTTCAATAATCTGATTTCTAAATTATACATTTCATTTTGTATAAAAATATTTAACTATTCTTTTTTAAGCTACTAGCAAGCTAATTTTGAGCTAAATGGTAAAAGAAACACATATTACAAATAAGTACAAGGCAATCGTAATTGGAGGTTCAGCAGGAAGTTTTCAGCCTATGGTTCAGATTCTTTCTTCTATTCCTCGTGAGTTTCCATTGCCTATATTTCTGTGTTTGCATCGGCTCAAACATGTACGTCATGGTTTTGTAGAAGCTCTTTCTATAAAAAGTCAGAAAGAAATCATTGAACCCATGGACAAAGAAAGTATTAAAAAAGGACTTGTTTATTTAGCTCCAGCTAACTATCACATGGCAGTAGAATTAGGAAATTCTGTATCTCTAAACACAGAAGATTTAATAAACAACTCTCGTCCTGCAATAGATATTACTTTTGAGTCGGCTGCTTATGTCTATCGTGACAAACTTATAGGTATTTTACTTTCAGGAGCAAATAAAGATGGTGCAGCAGGAATGCAAAAAATAAAATATAGAAAAGGTCTTACTATTATTCAAGATATTGAAGAAAGTATGATTAATGCAATGCCATTGGCTGCAAAAAATATCGTAGATATTGATTATGAATTAAAGGTAGATGAAATTATAAGTTTTTTATTGAAACTAAATAAAATCTATCAACAATAAACACAAAAAATGTAGCATGCTCTTTAAGAGTGTAAAAGGAATTAAAATTTTTAAGAATAAATGAAAAAATTCTTTCAAAATAGCATTTGGTTTGGTTTGGCTGTAGGAATATATGCCATTGGTATTTTTGTATCTGGATTTTTATTACTTAGATTAAGTGAGACAATTTCAGGGGCAGGAATTTCAGATGAAAACAGTAACTTTTTGATGATTTTTATCCTTTCAGAACTGTTATTAGGACTTATTCTAATGGTTGCTTTTTATGTACAATGGCAACGCAAGCAAGCACAAGGAGATATTATATATGTAGATAGATATGTAAATGAAGACACACAAGAATCAGAAATAACCACAAAAACTTCAGATTGGAATAACGAAAGAATCATTTTATCAAATATTCTCAAAAATCCTAATAAATCACAGTCTGCAAATGATATTCTTAAACATATTTGTAATGAATTAGAAGCTGTTTCAGGAGCATTTTATATAGCTCATATAGAAACAGACTCAAGAAAAATTGAACTCGTAGCTGCTTATGCCTTTGCTTTGCCTGATAGTCACACATTATTTTATGAATTTGGAGAAGGAATTGCTGGACAAGTAGCTAAAATAGCACAAAAAACATATATTAAAAATATTCCAAAAGGGTATCTAAATGTACTTTCCGGTTTAGGAGAAAGCCAACCTTCTGTTCTTTTGGCTGTTCCAATTCAACAAGACAATACAAAAAAAGACATAAAAGAAAATCCTGTAAAAGGAGTAATTGAACTCGCTTCATTCAAGGATTTTACCAACTCAGAGAAAGAATACATAGATAAAGTGGCTGATTTAGTTGCCAAACATTTATAAAATTTAAAATTATTGTTTACTTTTAAGAATAAATCTAACCTGTTAATTATTCTTTTTAATTAATTTCTATGCGCAATCGATTCAGCATTCGTAACAAAATCACGACACTACTCTTGGCAGTGGTGCTTA
This is a stretch of genomic DNA from Bernardetia sp. MNP-M8. It encodes these proteins:
- a CDS encoding ion transporter — translated: MNYSTFRIRIYTIIERGEKHDKKSVYFDYFIIILVLLSVISTIWESHSTKIGGKDYKVFFDFFEFFSIAIFTIEYLLRLWTAPLKYPHLSTWKAYLKYIFSFIALIDLLAILPFYLPFLGVEDLRLLRMMRLLRLLRVFKLNRYSRALNLVSDVLKEKGEELVTTVFFALILLLVSSTLMYYVEHETNPEGFPNIIATLWWAVVTLTTVGYGDVVPVTMLGKILNGATALIGIGVVALPTSILSAGFLEKVEERKKAEKEAKKQIEKQLLQELKERNGEIEKEESENSTTHSTTLCYCPHCGGKLPEIN
- a CDS encoding PhzF family phenazine biosynthesis isomerase; this translates as MTIKTYIIDAFTTELFKGNQAAVCLLENELDETTMLNVAKEFGFSETAFIIKQNTGSFSIRYFSPVKEIPLCGHATLASSKAIFTEFKELTQIIFQTHFGDTLEINQNNGRIEMKFPLHQTEKTEYDDAIRKALGINEVLNSRYNSFHNMLMLELESSEELENLKPDFSVLRKIETTISGVLVTAKSIRDNFDFEYRYFFPWSGADEDPVTGGVQSFLAKYWSDKINKNKMNAFQCSKRTGSMEVELMKNSVIIRSNAVIFTTGTMNLT
- a CDS encoding TetR family transcriptional regulator C-terminal domain-containing protein; protein product: MENTTTAKQQIKNAFIQYIRQHGKAPATPYNLMAELGEDEKYFYDNYSSFNNIEQEIWGEYLTETVQRLRSESVYAEYMVREKLLAFYFTLVEVLKENRSFVTNELSARNGGFRRKILADFKNGFYEYINVLLEEGMDTGEVEQRMFIAKKYDSLLWAETEFLIRFWVKDDSKNFERTDAAVEKTVNFAMDLIGRNIADSAFDFVKFLFQRK
- a CDS encoding RidA family protein is translated as MNKSPEQNLKDLSITLNEVSQPIASYVNCVRTGNLLFLSGKGPIKEDKTYVTGKVGKDLTIEQGNEAARLVAIDHIAVLKDELGDLSKVKRIVKAFGMVHCTSDFIDQAKVINGYSDLMFSVFGEKGRHARSAVSMHALPLNFAVEVEVIVEIED
- a CDS encoding glycosyltransferase codes for the protein MKKYLPKDSKIYLMTLEQPHFKMSEEQKNDVKQHLQNEFDIHLLDFPYYPFGTRAMLNWIRIISTLVKTIYAKNIRFIHPFCVTAGAGGFILSKITGKKLIIDSFEPHAETMLESNTWTKNSRAFQILWNLEKMEAKHASAFIPCVNEMQNYAATRYGVDVSKRCLESKPACVDLNLFDFNKRKDPKLLEELGLKDKIVSVYAGKFGSSYLEKEIFDFWKVCHNYWGDKFRVLILTSHKEEEINLYCKVSGLDRNIVTTQFVFHEHIPAYIGLGDFGVTPFKPAASKRYGTPIKTGEYWSMGLPVVITPNISDDSQTIEKYKIGSIMNEFTEKEYLRIAEEINELLIHKEETDLHQKIRGVAEKYRGFQIAHRVYESLYGENGQAWKF
- a CDS encoding FkbM family methyltransferase — translated: MKFSENKIKQMILKEKSLKKLNSFYSDLDNNEKEVFHTSYAKMFRDNSTSLFESLDTTWSVKFANATVKVPLQSKSMWLDWDTAVSIVGHDIEVKEFYKKLILSEYKPKLVFDVGANYGTHSILFLANGIPTITFEPNPACYDSFDKMATINNLNYNLEKVAVGDKESRETLIFPEKDTWLGSITKEYASTINTFEKVKSIEIDVITLDNYTKSKNSIPDFIKIDTEGFEINVIEGAKNLLQNNPIIITFECIKEEEKKQLFDQFDNINYQIHQLQNISKKPLSKNDFIQSTYVNFLAINSEHPALESSLFE
- a CDS encoding SMI1/KNR4 family protein, translating into MKEQTIKNIIDTYLTKWINIGLNQKLRPIEVEMSDPNQDKKEEYRIWHPIESKVTDMEIKEIEDRIGHNFPNDYKTFLKHKHFYELQISEASFCEHPINTWRKSLTEMIFNGYLTEFLIDEGYIPFINWSDWGLLCFDTNRNKDDKNYPVVLWDHERADQFEDKYKDFYDLLTQLDKEERKNIS